CCCCATATAAGACAGGTCCCTTCTCCAAGAGCGGCTTTGGAAAGGCTCCATGAAACATGATATTATGTAAAAGCAATTTATCACCAACCAACTTGATTTAAAAGACATGCATCTAAGAAGAACATAATCAAATTGCAAAGAACAATAGCCCAGACCAAGACTGATGATCCAAGATGTTGAAAGACTCACGTGGACAAGAGGCCttgaaattgcttttccatGCCCATCAATTTGTCTGTTTAGATATGCTTTCCCCTCTTTCCATGCAGCTATCGTGTGTGTTTCAAGCTCCTCCTCTGTCAGATTTGATCCATGATTTCCAAGCTGAAAAAGCAGGACAATCTTATGAAAACTATAACAATTGAGGCAAAACTTaatcaaaaggaagaaagttaGACTAACATTCAACTGGAGATACCAACTTTCAATGCCCATCTAATATTTGAAACTCGTCAATGTCCTAAAAAGTCGATGGTGGAGAAAAGATTCACAGAATCCTCTTAATTATCATAACATAAATTACGTGACATGGCTTGTTCAGATGATTCAAGAAAAATCTTAAGCCAGCTCTCAGGACATATAAATCTGCCTAATGGTTGATTGGAACATTTGGAAGAGGAACAAGaatgctaaaaagaaaaaaagaaaaaagaatatgcttagagaaaaatatgcaagttGAGCAAacatcaatttcaattcaatttggtaCTTGCCTCtcttaaaatcaaaataaaatccatCGCACTTAAAACTCCAACAAATCGTCCCTGGCGAAAGTCCCAGAGAGGAGCTGTAGGGATCCCCTGCAGAAGTTAAGTGAAAACAAAGTAATTCCagattcttcatcttcaacagaAAGATAAACATGATTTACAGGATCCGATAGACAAATGATCATAAGAAGTCTAAGCTATGGACGTCATCATATAAAATCTGAACAGAAGCTGTCTGGAAAGCACAAATACAATGGCTCTTTGATCCCTCAAGATATCACCCAAAAAGAGCACTTTAAGAACATGGTGAGAGCAACAGTCGTTATTAAAATGCTCAATTGTCTGTAGAGAATGCTTTGTTCCTATCCAAACTCTACCAACTCAGTTGAGGACAATCCTCATGGGATCCTCACAGACAACATTTACATACCCTCAGTCAACTAGATCAAGATACATAGAGTCTAACtagaaaagactcaaaaaaatgaaggaagaaaaaagatgtGGAAAAGGATACCTGCTCGTATAAAATATGAAATGCTTGCTTCACGGGTAAATCAATGTCCAAAGCAACTACCTGTCATGCATGTATACATTTGGAGAAAGTCTGACTAAGAAAGCTCAAATGGCAATTGAAGTTGCATATAGCCAGAGATCAAGCGTCCAAACCTTGCCTGACTCCGGAAGTAACTCATATGCAGTGTGTTTAGTCAAGAATGCAGAAACGCGGTTACGAGAAACCACTAAGTCAGTGTCTGAGATCCTCGGTGCAGCGTCAATAATTGGGTCATCCGTTACGTAGACCTGAGTTCTCTTTAATCAAAAAGCTAATTAGTCTACTTGCAGACCAGCTATATTAGGAAAAACCTGTAGGCAGATgtaaaaacaagcaaaaaggaaaattggagTAGCCTTTCGGCCATGAACTAAGAGATTCAATATCATGGAGAGAGAACTGGTAGTGGCAAATACGAAATTCTTAAGTAATGCACATATcaactgaaaaataaataaacacaaagTGCAATGCACAcactcaatttcatcattagATAGCACCTAGCTCTATGGAAAGATCTTCATAGATACTTTCCCCCAGAAACAAGATGTGCCCCAAAAGCCAGTTTAACTTTAATCAAATCACATAAAACAGAAGCCAGGAGCAATAACAACTGCTGTTGTTTGCAAGCTCTCACCATACGCCGTGCTTGGTCATCAACATCCATGTTCGTACCCGGGGGGGTAGCTGGGCTGGGAGTCCCTGGCATACAACTAGCCTCCGCAGTCAAAAAGATAGTGTTCACTACCCCGAATTCACTAGTTGTATGAGGTTGGTGTTCATCGTGTCTCCATTCTccatcaacataaaatttaaacTGCACCAAAGATGTGCGAGATGTTTACTCTGCTGAACTGCATCTTTGAAACATAGAGAAACAAACTATGCTAATGCAAGAAATCCCGCACGCACCACATGTTAaattcaaataaacaaatccATAGGTGCCCCATACATAATTATCTTATTGTCAGTCACATGACACTAGCATAATTGAAAATGCTTCCAATAATGAGCGAAAAAATGAAATCCACTTATCAAACACCGCAAACTTGTTGCGAGTGCTAGTGGAGAAAAGTTCCCAAAATCAACCCTATTCCCCTCACATTTTACCCCTCTGCACCTCCCTTCAGAATATCTAAATCTGCTGCAAACAAAAGATTTGTGAGCTCAAAGGAGATGTGCAAGAGGAAGCATTCATGGGTCTTTCAGGCGTTTTCCTCCAGAAAATCTAAATCTCCTGTATCCAACACTTCCTATTGGCATAAAACCTCCAAAAATGGTCATTACACGACAACAGATCAAAGTCGCATGTTGAGAGCCTAACAATGTGTCCACTATCGAACTTCACTACTATAGCTCTACACTAAACTTCGAACATATGGTGCAGAAAATTCAGAGCATATATGCGTCCACAGGCATGTgaaaaaatgcatattttcCTCTGAACACACATTCCAGATAACAACAAGGAGAAGCAAGCATAGTTCGGCAATCTGACCTGGTGGTATCCGGGAGGTATGCTGCAAAGTGCCTGAAACACTGTGGGACAACCCTCAACTGGACTCATTTGCACCAAGTGGGACCATCTTCACATGATCAACAAGGAGAAGAAAAGCAACAGACAACCAATTCATCAAATTCAGCAGCAGAGAAATTACAACCGCATCGAGCCCACCCAGAGGGAAAATCCCTCTCCTTCAGattcaaaaatcaaagattTCAAGCCTTACCTGTTAAAGGAACCGCACAGAAACACGTTCGTTCCCCCAAAAGGCCACACGAACCTCATCGGAATCAGGACCACCCCCGCGATTCCGCCGGATTCCCCCGCGGCGGCCATGCTCCAGGGACCCGAATCGACCGACCTCCCAatcgcgcgcgcgcgcgcacacagACAGATGTCCCCCGAGATTTCAGCACGCTCCACGACGCAGCCGGAGCCCGCGCCTCATATCACCCTCGCCACACTGCAAGACAAAAAGGAATCGAAACACCTCAACGCCCGCGAAGAACCCAAGACCCGAATTCCGCGAGGGCCCCCGAACCGCCCCAGCTCCGAATTCAACCCCGGAACCGAGGCCGACCCAGCATTCATTTCCCCAGACCCAGAAGGAAAAAACCCATCTttaaggaggaggagaggggaaGAAGCCATTCCCGCCCGGTCAATCGCGGCCAGCAGCGCGCATGCACGAGCTCGTACGGCAGGAATTAgcgcacccaaaaaaaaaaaaaaagaaagaaagaagaagaagaagaggaacgaACGCTCACCCGCGGCAGAATCACGTCATCATCcgccggcggaggaggaggaggaggaggaggcgaatCGAATCCGGGCGCGAGAATGCGAGACGGAGAATCGGGGCGCTCGGGAATTAATGGAAACTTCTCAAGGGATTTGGACGCGCGAGCGAgcgagaaagagaggaggaagaagtaGCAGCACGAAGGAAGACGTGAAGatcgagagagaagagagagagagagagaacccagCTGCTGCGATACGATCGAATCTGAATTTTTCGAGCCCTAAAATGatgggaaaaacaaaaaaaaggggactaattttttttttcccttcccctttctccttcttttgttttttttttttttttttaccctcttctcctcctcttagAAGGGTGATGATTGAataattgttgttgttgttgggtcgtcagcttagagagagagagagagagagagagggaggaaggggGGAGTAATTTAACCCTAgctttttcccttgtttt
This region of Eucalyptus grandis isolate ANBG69807.140 chromosome 8, ASM1654582v1, whole genome shotgun sequence genomic DNA includes:
- the LOC104415115 gene encoding sucrose nonfermenting 4-like protein isoform X1, which produces MAAAGESGGIAGVVLIPMRFVWPFGGTNVFLCGSFNRWSHLVQMSPVEGCPTVFQALCSIPPGYHQFKFYVDGEWRHDEHQPHTTSEFGVVNTIFLTAEASCMPGTPSPATPPGTNMDVDDQARRMRTQVYVTDDPIIDAAPRISDTDLVVSRNRVSAFLTKHTAYELLPESGKVVALDIDLPVKQAFHILYEQGIPTAPLWDFRQGRFVGVLSAMDFILILRELGNHGSNLTEEELETHTIAAWKEGKAYLNRQIDGHGKAISRPLVHAGPLDNLKDVTLKILQHDVASVPVIHSSSEDGSFPQLLHMASLSGILKCLCRYFRHCSTSLPVLQLPIYAIRIGTWIPEIGEPNRRPLAMLKPSDTLSSALNLLIQAQVSSIPIVDDNDSLLDIYSRSEITALAKDKAYTHINLNEMTIHQALQLGQDSCQKCQMCLPSDSLHQVMERLANPGIRRLVIVEAGSKCVKGIVTLGDVFNFLLGYN
- the LOC104415115 gene encoding sucrose nonfermenting 4-like protein isoform X2, whose protein sequence is MAAAGESGGIAGVVLIPMRFVWPFGGTNVFLCGSFNRWSHLVQMSPVEGCPTVFQALCSIPPGYHQFKFYVDGEWRHDEHQPHTTSEFGVVNTIFLTAEASCMPGTPSPATPPGTNMDVDDQARRMVYVTDDPIIDAAPRISDTDLVVSRNRVSAFLTKHTAYELLPESGKVVALDIDLPVKQAFHILYEQGIPTAPLWDFRQGRFVGVLSAMDFILILRELGNHGSNLTEEELETHTIAAWKEGKAYLNRQIDGHGKAISRPLVHAGPLDNLKDVTLKILQHDVASVPVIHSSSEDGSFPQLLHMASLSGILKCLCRYFRHCSTSLPVLQLPIYAIRIGTWIPEIGEPNRRPLAMLKPSDTLSSALNLLIQAQVSSIPIVDDNDSLLDIYSRSEITALAKDKAYTHINLNEMTIHQALQLGQDSCQKCQMCLPSDSLHQVMERLANPGIRRLVIVEAGSKCVKGIVTLGDVFNFLLGYN